One part of the Procambarus clarkii isolate CNS0578487 chromosome 41, FALCON_Pclarkii_2.0, whole genome shotgun sequence genome encodes these proteins:
- the LOC138373056 gene encoding anti-sigma-I factor RsgI2-like, translating to MYTTPRSAHTIYTTPTSAHTMYTTPRSAHTIYTSPTSAHTMYTTPRSAHTMYTTPRSAHTMYTTPRSAHTMYTTPRSAHTMYTTPRSAHTIYTTPTSAHTMYTTPRSAHTMYTTPRSAHTMYTTPRSAHTMYTTPRSAHTMYTTSRSAHTMYTTPRSAHTMYKTPTSAYTMYTTPTSAHTMYTASTSGHVVYTTPTSAHTMYTTPRSAHTMYTTPTSAYTMYTTPTSANTMYTTPTSGHVVYTTSTPAHTMYTIHTSAHTMYITPTSAHTMYTTSTSAHIIYT from the coding sequence ATGTACACAACCCCCAGGTCTGCCCACACTATTTACACAACCCCCACGTCTGCCCACACTATGTACACAACCCCCAGGTCTgcccacactatttacacatcccCCACGTCTGCCCACACTATGTACACAACCCCCAGGTCTGCCCACACTATGTACACAACCCCCAGGTCTGCCCACACTATGTACACAACCCCCAGGTCTGCCCACACTATGTACACAACTCCCAGGTCTGCCCACACAATGTACACAACCCCCAGGTCTGCCCACACTATTTACACAACCCCCACGTCTGCCCACACTATGTACACAACCCCCAGGTCTGCCCACACTATGTACACAACCCCCAGGTCTGCCCACACTATGTACACAACCCCCAGGTCTGCCCACACTATGTACACAACCCCCAGGTCTGCCCACACTATGTACACAACCTCCAGGTCTGCCCACACTATGTACACAACCCCCAGGTCTGCCCACACTATGTACAAAACCCCCACGTCTGCCTACACTATGTACACAACACCCACGTCTGCCCACACTATGTACACAGCCTCCACGTCTGGCCAcgttgtgtacacaacccccacgtCTGCCCACACTATGTACACAACCCCCAGGTCTGCCCACACTATGTACACAACCCCCACGTCTGCCTACACTATGTACACAACACCCACGTCAGCCAACACTATGTACACAACACCCACGTCTGGCCACGTTGTGTACACAACCTCCACGCCTGCCCACACTATGTACACAATCCACACGTCAGCCCACACTATGTACATAACCCCAACGTCTGCCCACACTATGTACACAACCTCCACGTCTGCCCACATTatatacacataa
- the LOC138373055 gene encoding uncharacterized protein, whose product MQGDGEDREEKARRASGGKKLCNTPLTWVQRCITITYGNTSLTPTSGHIVYTTPTSGHVEYTTPTSGHVVYTTPTSGHVVYTTHTSGHVEYTTPTSGHVVYTTPTSGHVVYTTPTSGHVVYKTPTSGHVVYTTPTSGHVVYTTPTSGHVVYTTPTSGHVVYTTPMSGHVVYTTPTSGHVVYTTPTSGHVVYTTPTSGHVVYTTPTSGHVVYTTPTSGHVVYTTHTSGHVVYTTPTSGHVVYTTPRSGHVVYTTPTSGHVVYTTPTSGHVVYTTPTSGHVVYTTPTSGHIVYTTPMSGHVVYTTPMSGHVVYTTPTSSHVVYTTPTSGHVEYTTPRSGHVEYTTPRSGHVVYTTPMSGHVVYTTPTSGHVVYTTPTSGHIVYTTPMSSHVVYTTPTSANTMYTTPRSAHTMYTTPRSAHTMYTTPRSAHTMYTTPRSAHTMYTTPRSAHTMYTASRSAHTMYTTPRSAHTMYTTPRSAHTMYTTPRSAHTIYTTPRSAHTM is encoded by the coding sequence CATCACGATCACTTACGGAAACACCAGTTTAACCCCCACGTCTGGCCAcattgtgtacacaacccccacgtCTGGCCACGTtgagtacacaacacccacgtcTGGCCAcgttgtgtacacaacccccacgtCTGGCCACGTTGTGTACACAACCCACACGTCTGGCCACGTTGAGTACACAACCCCCACGTCTGGCCAcgttgtgtacacaacccccacgtCTGGCCAcgttgtgtacacaacccccacgtCTGGCCACGTTGTGTACAAAACTCCCACGTCTGGCCAcgttgtgtacacaacccccacgtCTGGCCAcgttgtgtacacaacccccacgtCTGGCCAcgttgtgtacacaacccccacgtCTGGCCAcgttgtgtacacaacccccatgtctGGCCACGTTGTGTACACAACTCCCACGTCTGGCCAcgttgtgtacacaacccccacgtCTGGCCAcgttgtgtacacaacccccacgtCTGGCCACGTTGTGTACACAACTCCCACGTCTGGCCAcgttgtgtacacaacccccacgtCTGGCCACGTTGTGTACACAACCCACACGTCTGGCCACGTTGTGTACACAACTCCCACGTCTGGCCAcgttgtgtacacaacccccaggtCTGGCCAcgttgtgtacacaacccccacgtCTGGCCAcgttgtgtacacaacccccacgtCTGGCCAcgttgtgtacacaacccccacgtCTGGCCAcgttgtgtacacaacccccacgtCTGGCCAcattgtgtacacaacccccatgtctGGCCAcgttgtgtacacaacccccatgtctGGCCACGTTGTGTACACAACTCCCACGTCTAGCCAcgttgtgtacacaacccccacgtCTGGCCACGTTGAGTACACAACCCCCAGGTCTGGCCACGTTGAGTACACAACCCCCAGGTCTGGCCAcgttgtgtacacaacccccatgtctGGCCACGTTGTGTACACAACTCCCACGTCTGGCCAcgttgtgtacacaacccccacgtCTGGCCAcattgtgtacacaacccccatgtctAGCCACGTTGTGTACACAACACCCACGTCTGCCAACACTATGTACACAACCCCCAGGTCTGCCCACACTATGTACACAACCCCCAGGTCTGCCCACACTATGTACACAACCCCCAGGTCTGCCCACACTATGTACACAACACCCAGGTCTGCCCACACTATGTACACAACCCCTAGGTCTGCCCACACTATGTACACAGCCTCCAGGTCTGCCCACACTATGTACACAACCCCCAGGTCTGCCCACACTATGTACACAACTCCCAGGTCTGCCCACACTATGTACACAACCCCCAGGTCTGCCCACACTATTTACACAACCCCCAGGTCTGCCCACACTATGTAA